The nucleotide sequence TCATTTCAAGGGGAACAAGAGCTCCAAAGGCTGAAGCAACACCGTTCCTCAGTGCTGCAAGGGCAAGGCTGATATAATCTCCGTCAATGTTTGTCATTGAGCGGGCAACAGAGTCAACAAGCTCGTTCATAGGTCCTTTAGGCATAATACCTAACCTTTTAAAGACCTCCTTCCTGCTCTCAGGAGCTAGTTTCTCTACGAAAACAGAGGTTTTATTCTCCGCTAAGCTCTTTAAAACCCCCTCTGCAACAGCTTCTGCCCTCTTATCAAGAGGAAGTGAAGTATCAACTCCTAAAACTTGAGCCAGGGCATCTATCTTTGAAGGATCCTTAATCTCATAAACTGTGTTACCCTTTGCAGTCTCAAGGAGAGTAAGGGCCGCCTCTCTACAGTGGTAGGTATAGGCAGCAAGTCCCATGTTGGCCTTAATGAGCATGTTCCTCATAACTATACCGTGGGCGTCAATACCACAAACTCCTCTGGGAGTCTTTGAAGTTATACGGCAGGGACCCATTGAACAGAGTTGACATGAAACCCCTTCCTTACAGAACTTACACCTTACCTGTTCCATTGCCTCAAATCTGTCTGCAACGTTTGAAAGGCCCGCCTCTTTAACTTTGGTGTACATGTAGTTAACGCTTTCGTGGAAAGAGGGCATCTTAATGCCTATCTCCTTAGAAAGGCCTTCTGGCTTCTTTTCGTTGTTCTCGCCTTTTTTGAAGAATCCGAACATCTTTACCTCCTGAAATTTCTGTTTGCACTTTTTAGTTTAAATGGAGGTAGCCGAAATATCCTTGACCTAAATCAAAAGAAGGACATTATTTAAATAGAGTTTAAATTTGAATTTAAGAATTAAATTAGGAGGCTAAAATGAAGATAGCAGTTCCCGTCCTTGAAACTGAAGTTAAAGGAAGGAGATTAATAAACGCTCACTTTGGAAAATCAAACTTCTTTGCGATTGTTGATACAGAAACGGGAGAAGTTGAATTTGTGAAAAACCCAGCAAACAACGTTCAAAGGGGAAGGGGAATGCAAATTGCCCAAATGCTGAAAGAAAAGGGCGTCAAAGCTGTTTTAGTTAAAGAGATTGGAGCAGGTGCCTTTGACAAACTAAAGAACGTTGCAGGAATAGAAGTTTACTTAGTCCCAACGGTAGTTAAGTTCCTTGATGAAGCAGTTAACCTGTTTAAAGAAGGGAAACTCACGGAGCTCTCAGAACCTAACGAAGGTTAAAAGAGCCCCCACCCCAGGGGGCAGCCCAAATTTAGAGGAGGGAGAGATGGAGCATCTGGGTTGGGAATAATATACCAGTAGTCCTCAGATGGCAAGTCCTCTACATCAAACGGGAACTTCCCCAATAACTCTAACTTCACCGCTTAGAGGGTGAAGGGAAAGGTTAAAGGCAAAGAACTCTACCCCTGAAGCTTTGGCCCTCTCAAAAGCTTCGCTAAAGGCAGGGTCTGTTTTTGAGTTTGGACGGAGCTCTGAACACCTCCTAAAGGCCAAGAAGAGAACTCCCGCCCTGTAGCCCTTCCTTTTAAGTGCAATTAACTCCTCAAGGTGCTTCCTTCCCCTCTCTGTTGGAGCATCGGGAAATAGGCAGGTTCCGTTAACTACCAAATTGCACCCTTTAACTTCAAGATAGAAGTCCTTATCAATTAAAAAGTCTATTCGGCTCTTTCCTACCTTAACTTCCCTTAAGACCTCTTTAGGTCTAAAGCCTAAGTAACCCTTTTCTATCAGCCTTTGAGCAATCTTTGAGTGAACCTGAGTGTTTATTAAGATCCACTCATAAGACTTCTTAACGGCAACAACTTTATAGTCAAGCTTCCCCTTGGGGTTTGGAGCAAGAAGGAGAGGAGAGGAAGGAGTCAGGAGCTCCCTCAATCTCCCCGTATCTGAAAGGTGAGCTTTTTTAAGCTCGTCCCCTACCTTCACCAGCACAACGAAGCGATTTAACCTCTCTACGAAAGTTCCGGTTAAGAGCTCCCCAAACTCCTCCTTAAGGTCTAAAAGTTTAAAGGGACTTTTGAACCTCAAAGTCTATTTCCTTTCCAAGGTGACCTGTAGCGTTTGCAACGTGAACAATAACCTTCTTAGTCTCAGGATGATACTCAAGGACCGTAATTCCACAGTTTGCCTGCTTAAATGCCCAGAACTTATCAAGGTCTGTTCCAAGGAGATAACACATAAGGACTTTGTTGGTAGCATCGTGACCGACTATAATAATCAAATCCTCATCGGAATGTTTACTAACAACTTCCTCAAAAGCCTTTACAGCCCTATCGTAAACGTCCTTTAAAGATTCCCCTTCCGGCATTTTAACTTGACTTGGCTTCTCCCTCCAGAGCTTTAAAAGTTCTGGATACTTCTCCTCAACTTCACTTGCAAGCATTCCTTCCCACTGGCCGTGGTCAATCTCCTTAAAGCCCTCCTTAACCTGAACTTCTAAACCGTGGTGCTTTGCAATTTCAGATGCAGTATCCTTACACCTTGAAAGAGGGCTTGAATAGACAGCCTTAACGGGGAAATCCTTTAGAGCTTCCCCAACTTTCCTTGCCTGTTCCCTTCCCTCCTCGTTTAAAGGGATGTCCATCTTTCCCTGATACCTGCCTTCTGCATTCCAAACGGTCTTACCGTGTCTAACAAGTATTACCTTTGGCATTTCACCTCTCCTCTCATTTTGTGGAGGAGGAATTATAACCTTGAGTTAAGTACTTATGAATTGACTTGGCAGCTTTCCTCCCGTCTCCCATTGCAACGATAACCGTTGATCCTCCCCTTATCGCATCACCACCGGCAAAGACCCCAGGAAGGTCTGTCATAAAGGTTTCTGGGTCAACAATGATCTCTCCCTTCTTCCCCCTCCTAATCTCTTTAACGCCATCAACAACAACAGGGTTAGGCCCTTGACCAATTGCTATAACAACAGAGTCAACCTCAAGGATAAATTCACTTCCGGGAATTGGAACCGGCTTCCTCCTTCCTGACTCGTCGGGTTCTGAGAGCTCCATCTTTATACACTCAATCCCCTTAACCCAACCCTCTTCACCGACAAACCTTAAAGGAGAAGTTAAAGTCTTGAAGATAACCCCCTCTTCCTTAGCGTGGCGAACTTCCTCAACCCTTGCAGGCATCTCTTTCTCACTTCTCCTATAAACTACGTAAACTTCCTCAGTATCAGGAAGCCTTACAGCAGTCCTTGCAACGTCCATCGCCGTATTACCACCGCCTATCACTGCAAGCCTTTTACCTGCAAAGACGGGAGTATCGTACTCTGGAAACTCGTAAGCCCTCATAAGGTTAACTCTCGTTAGGAACTCGTTTGCCGAGTAAATTCCATTAAGGTTGATTCCCTCAACGTTTAAAAGGTATGGAAGTCCGGCTCCCGAACCTATAAAGACGGCGTCAAACTCTTCCAAAAGTTCATAGATAGTGGCAGTCTTTCCGACAACAAAGTTAAGCCTTATCTCTGCCCCCATCTCCTTTAAGAATTCTAATTCCCTCTGGACAGTCCCGTTCGGCAGGCGGAACTCTGGAATTCCATAGATCAGAACTCCCCCAGGTTCGTGGAGGGCCTCAAAGATTACAACTTCGTGGCCGTACTTCAACAAGTCTGCAGCACAGGCTATACCGGCAGGGCCGGAGCCTACAACGGCAACCCTCTTTCCGCTCTTTTCCTTTATCTCAAACTTCTCGTAGCCAACGCTTGCCTCGTGATCTCCTGCAAAGGCTTCAAGGGCTCCAATTGCCACAGGATCTCCAACCTTACCAACGACGCAGGCCCCCTCACACTGAATCTCCTGGGGACAAACCCTACCGCAAACTGAGGGCATTATATTCTCTTCCTTAATCTTCCTTGCAGCTTCAACGAACTTCCCCTCAGCTATGAGCTTTATGAACTGGGGAATTGGAACGTTAACGGGGCAGGCATCAACGCACGGAGAGTGAGGACACTGAAGACACCTCTTTGCCTCTTCAACTGCAAGCTGAGGGCTGTAGCCTATCTTAACTTCCTTAAAATCCTTTATCCTCTTTAAAGGCTCCCTCTCAGGAACGGGAACCCTAACCTTCCTTATCTCCTTTTTAGCCACTACTTCCCTCCACAACCACAGTGTTTTTCCTGGAACCTTCTCATGGCAATCTCTTCTTTGTCCCTAAACATCCTTAACCGGTTCATAAGCTCATCAAAGTCAACCTGATGGGCGTCAAATTCAGGACCATCAACGCACGCAAACTTCACTTCTCCCCCAACAGTAACCCTACAGGCACCGCACATTCCGGTTCCGTCAACCATAATCGGATTAAGAGAAGCAACCGTGTAAATTCCGTAAGGCCTGGTCAACTCCGCAACAGCCTTCATCATAGGAACAGGCCCAGCACATATAACCGCATCTACTTTATCCTTCTCAATAACCTCCTTTAAAGCATCGGTAACCAGTCCTTTCTTACCGTAAGAACCATCGTTAGTTGTAATGATAAGGTCATCCGCCATCAACCTCATCCTATCTTCCCAGAAGATCAAATCCTTACTCCTAAAGCCCATAATTACCGTTAACCTATTGCCAGCCTCCTTAATTCCCTTACATATGTGGTGAATCGGAGCCAGGCCAAGACCTCCACCTACTGCAACAACGTGTCCCCACTTCTTTATTTCAGTAGGTTTTCCAAGGGGACCGACTATATCCCTCAGGGAGTTTCCTTCCTCAAAACAGGAAAGGTGGTAAGTACTCTTACCGACTCTTTGAACCATTAGAGTAACGGTTCCTGATTCAGGATCAACATCGGCAATCGTAAGGGGAATCCTCTCCCCTCTAGAAACAACTCTAACAATTACAAACTGGCCGGGCTTAGCCTTCCTTGAAATTTCAGGAGCCTCAACGACGAACTCGTCAACCCCCTTTGCCAGTTCCCTCTTCTCAACAATCCTGTACATTGCACACCTCAAGTTTTACAAATTTTCCGAGTATCTTAACACGATTCATTGATTTATTAATTTTATTATAAAGTAACAAAGATTTTAGAACTTTTTTACAAATTTTTAACAAGTTTGTAAAATTTAGCTATAAAACTTCCAGGAGGAAGGTAATGAAGAAAAGGCTTGACAGATGGATGGATAGGATGCCAATGCCGGTTCTTCCACCAAACGTTAGAAAGAGGGTCTTCAATGAGTACGTTCTAGGCTACGGCCACACAGCCGCAAAGGATGAGTCTCTAAGGTGTTTACTCTGTAAGACTCCAACGTGCATGGACTCATGTCCCGTAAACAGCAGAATACCTGAGTGGATTGAGGCAATTCAAAAAGAGAAGGTTAAAGAGGGATATAAGATCTTGAGAGAGAGAAACCCTTTTAGCTCCGTGTGTGGGAGGGTTTGTCCTCAGGAGAGACTGTGTGAAAGTAGCTGTATTCTCTTAAGGAGAAAAGACGGGGAATCAGTGGCTATAGGTGGCCTTGAAAGGTTTATAGCAGATAACGTGAGAATGTACGGAAACAGCTGGGTTGATGAAAAAGAGTGTGAAGATACAGGAAAAAAAGTAGCCATAATAGGTGGAGGACCTGCAGGCCTTTCAGCTGCATACTTCTTAGCAAAGAAGGGACATAGAGTAACGATTTTTGAAGCCCTGCCTTACCTTGGTGGAGTTATGAGGTACGGAATTCCTGAGCCCAGACTTCCAAGGGAAGCCCTTGATTGGGACATAAACCTGATACTGAACCTAGGAGTTGAGGTAAAGACAAATACGGTTGTAGGAGAGGATATCAGTCTAGATGAAATAAGGAAGAACTTTGACGCTGTCTTTATAGCAGTAGGCTCTGGAAGGGGAAAGAAGATGAATATTCCCGGAGCAGACCTAAAAGGGTGCTACTCGGCAATCGGCTTTCTAATGAAAGTTAATACTGGAGAGGTCCATCCCCTCCTTGCACCTGATAGAGAGGTGGAGCTCCCCCAAGGTAAGAGGGTAGTAGTTGTCGGAGGAGGCTTTACAGCTGTAGACTGTGCCATTGTAGCAGTAAGGCTTGGAAATGAAGTAGAGATAGTTTACCGGAGGACCAAAGACTCATCCTCTGCAAGGGAAGACGAGTGGGAGATGCTTGAGGAAGAGGGAGTTAAAATAAACTGGCTAACTCAGCCCATTGAAGTTATAGGAAACGAGGAAGGAAAGGTTAAGGCAATTAAGTGCATAAAGATGAAACTGATTCCACAGGAAGGTAGAAGACCAAAAGTTGAACCGATTGAAGGAAGCGAGTTTGAGATACCCTGTGACGTTATAGTATTTGCCGTTGGTCAGGGAGATAACCCAGTTGCCTATAAAGACGTTGAAGGACTTAAGATTGATAAGTGGAACAACCTTTCAACTGTAGATGAAGAGTTCAGGACAAACGTTGAGGGAATCTGGGCAGGTGGAGACGTAGTTAACGGAGGAGACTTGGTAGTAACTGCGATAAAGCACGCCCAAGTTGCATCAAGGTCAATCCACAAGTATTTGACAACCGGGAAGTGGGAATATAAGGAAGAAAAGTAATTATAGGGGGGCAGATTGCCCCCTACCTTCCTAAAAGTCTATCAAGGATTATTGAAGCAGCAGAGCGAACTGAAAGGTGGTTGTAATCGGTAGGACCAACAATCGGTTCTAAAACGTAGTCTGCACTCTCCATAAACTCTTCAGTCAATCCCCACCCGGTTCCAAAGCAGATTATTAAGTCCTCTCCTTTTTCAATCTTCTCCCTTAACCTAGAGAAGGAGATAGCGTTTTCCCTCTTCCTTGCAGTGGTAACAACTACTTTCGGCCTTACTCCGTCAACTTCCAGAATGTGACTTAAGGCATCTTCAAAGTAAGGAACAGCTTTAACTATCTTTAAGGCTTCCCACCTCTTTGGGTTATACTCCCTGCCGTGTCCACCTTGCCAGAAAGATAGGAGTTTGTTTGCAAGCCAAAGGTGGTTCTCTATTGGCTGAACTACGTAGTAGCGCTTTACCCCATAGGTCCTTGAAGCCCTCGCTATGTCGTGAATGTCAAGGGTAGTTAGGGAAGTAGCTACAACCTTACCGCTCTTGTTGTAAACTGGGTAGTGAAGGATCGCAGTGTAAACAGCCATACCTCTTCTCCAGAAATTTTGAGAAATTATAGCCTTAACGGGAAAGCTTATTTACGATTAGGACGGTGGGAATGTAGAAAAGGAGGAGTTTCGGAGAAAAGACGAGAGTAACAGAGAAGCCCAAAAGGGCCATTCCCCAAAAGATTTCCCTGTAACTCCTCCTCTCCCTCTTTAAAGAGCTCCTTAAGAGATTTGGAAACTCATCAACGAGCTGAGCGTAGTTCATAGAAAGAGTAGTTCCTGCCCTCTTTAAGAATGAGAGGAGAACTTTTGGGGCAATCTTCTCCAAATAAGGCTTCAGCAGTGGAGGAAGCCTGAAGTCGGGGTAGATCATCCTTGCTATTGACTCAGTATGGGCTATTGTTTTCATTAAAGTAACGAGCTCCTCAGGAAGGACAACTTTAAACTTCCTTGCAGTTGAGAGCTCCTCATAGAAGAGCTTCTCAGCGTCTATCTTAGAAAGGGGTTTGTTGTAGTACTTATCAAGGAAAATGAGAATCTCTCTCTTTAAGAGCTTCTCGTTCAGGTTCTCCGGAAGGGCTCCTATCCTCCTAAGGGAGCCGACTATAAGGTCTGGGTCCCTATTCATAACCCCCAAGGAAAAGAGGAAGAACTCGTAAAGGGTATCAGGAGAGAACCTTCCAATTATCCCAAAGTCAACAAATGCAAAACGACCGTCATTTAGCAGGAATATGTTTCCAGGGTGAAGGTCTCCGTGGAAAACTCCAAGCTCAAAGACCATTCTGTTAACCGCCCTAACGAACTTCTCAGCAAGCTCCTTCCTCCTTTCCTCAGGCAGGTCAGTACTTCCCAACTTCTTTCCACGGATAAACTCAGATACCAAGTACCTCCTTGAAGTGTAATCCCAGAAGACCTCAGGAACGTAAAATGAAGGCTCTTCCTTTGAGAACTTCCTAAAGAGCTCCATGTAGGCGGCTTCCTTTCCAAGGTCAAGCTCGTCAAGGAGCATTCTTTCAATTTCCTCAACGATTTGGGGAAGTCTGAAGTCCTTTAAGGGAGGGTAAATAGAACACAAAAGCTTAACTATGAGCTTAAGGATTGATACGTCCTCTTTTATTAGCTTCTCAGCATGAGGTCTTACAACTTTAAGGGCAACTTCCTTCCCGTCTTTTAGGAAAGCTCTATGAACCTGAGCAACAGAACCAGAACCTATTGGTTCAGGCTCAACGTAGGAGAAAAAAGTCCTCAGCTCAGGATAGGCTTCAAGGATTTCCTTTAGAGGCTGGGGAGGAACCCTATCCTGGAGTTTTTCAAGCTCCTTAACAAAATCTGCAGGGAGTACATCAATCCTCGTTGATAAGAGCTGACCGACCTTTATGAAGGCTCCGCCCAAACTCTCAAGTGAAAGCCTTAACCTTACAGGAGGAGGGTATGATAGGAGCTCCTTCTTATTCCAAAAAGGAAGTGAAATTAGAAAGGCACCAAAAGGAGTAAGGTATCTGGAAACCTCCTCGTAAAAACAGAAGTAAAGGGAGGAGAGGACCTCCCAAAGCCTCTTAAGGCCCCTCATTTCCTTT is from Thermovibrio guaymasensis and encodes:
- the sfsA gene encoding DNA/RNA nuclease SfsA; this translates as MRFKSPFKLLDLKEEFGELLTGTFVERLNRFVVLVKVGDELKKAHLSDTGRLRELLTPSSPLLLAPNPKGKLDYKVVAVKKSYEWILINTQVHSKIAQRLIEKGYLGFRPKEVLREVKVGKSRIDFLIDKDFYLEVKGCNLVVNGTCLFPDAPTERGRKHLEELIALKRKGYRAGVLFLAFRRCSELRPNSKTDPAFSEAFERAKASGVEFFAFNLSLHPLSGEVRVIGEVPV
- the gltA gene encoding NADPH-dependent glutamate synthase produces the protein MAKKEIRKVRVPVPEREPLKRIKDFKEVKIGYSPQLAVEEAKRCLQCPHSPCVDACPVNVPIPQFIKLIAEGKFVEAARKIKEENIMPSVCGRVCPQEIQCEGACVVGKVGDPVAIGALEAFAGDHEASVGYEKFEIKEKSGKRVAVVGSGPAGIACAADLLKYGHEVVIFEALHEPGGVLIYGIPEFRLPNGTVQRELEFLKEMGAEIRLNFVVGKTATIYELLEEFDAVFIGSGAGLPYLLNVEGINLNGIYSANEFLTRVNLMRAYEFPEYDTPVFAGKRLAVIGGGNTAMDVARTAVRLPDTEEVYVVYRRSEKEMPARVEEVRHAKEEGVIFKTLTSPLRFVGEEGWVKGIECIKMELSEPDESGRRKPVPIPGSEFILEVDSVVIAIGQGPNPVVVDGVKEIRRGKKGEIIVDPETFMTDLPGVFAGGDAIRGGSTVIVAMGDGRKAAKSIHKYLTQGYNSSSTK
- a CDS encoding RNA methyltransferase; translated protein: MAVYTAILHYPVYNKSGKVVATSLTTLDIHDIARASRTYGVKRYYVVQPIENHLWLANKLLSFWQGGHGREYNPKRWEALKIVKAVPYFEDALSHILEVDGVRPKVVVTTARKRENAISFSRLREKIEKGEDLIICFGTGWGLTEEFMESADYVLEPIVGPTDYNHLSVRSAASIILDRLLGR
- the cobC gene encoding alpha-ribazole phosphatase; this encodes MPKVILVRHGKTVWNAEGRYQGKMDIPLNEEGREQARKVGEALKDFPVKAVYSSPLSRCKDTASEIAKHHGLEVQVKEGFKEIDHGQWEGMLASEVEEKYPELLKLWREKPSQVKMPEGESLKDVYDRAVKAFEEVVSKHSDEDLIIIVGHDATNKVLMCYLLGTDLDKFWAFKQANCGITVLEYHPETKKVIVHVANATGHLGKEIDFEVQKSL
- a CDS encoding sulfide/dihydroorotate dehydrogenase-like FAD/NAD-binding protein, with the translated sequence MYRIVEKRELAKGVDEFVVEAPEISRKAKPGQFVIVRVVSRGERIPLTIADVDPESGTVTLMVQRVGKSTYHLSCFEEGNSLRDIVGPLGKPTEIKKWGHVVAVGGGLGLAPIHHICKGIKEAGNRLTVIMGFRSKDLIFWEDRMRLMADDLIITTNDGSYGKKGLVTDALKEVIEKDKVDAVICAGPVPMMKAVAELTRPYGIYTVASLNPIMVDGTGMCGACRVTVGGEVKFACVDGPEFDAHQVDFDELMNRLRMFRDKEEIAMRRFQEKHCGCGGK
- a CDS encoding ABC1 kinase family protein — its product is MIKEMRGLKRLWEVLSSLYFCFYEEVSRYLTPFGAFLISLPFWNKKELLSYPPPVRLRLSLESLGGAFIKVGQLLSTRIDVLPADFVKELEKLQDRVPPQPLKEILEAYPELRTFFSYVEPEPIGSGSVAQVHRAFLKDGKEVALKVVRPHAEKLIKEDVSILKLIVKLLCSIYPPLKDFRLPQIVEEIERMLLDELDLGKEAAYMELFRKFSKEEPSFYVPEVFWDYTSRRYLVSEFIRGKKLGSTDLPEERRKELAEKFVRAVNRMVFELGVFHGDLHPGNIFLLNDGRFAFVDFGIIGRFSPDTLYEFFLFSLGVMNRDPDLIVGSLRRIGALPENLNEKLLKREILIFLDKYYNKPLSKIDAEKLFYEELSTARKFKVVLPEELVTLMKTIAHTESIARMIYPDFRLPPLLKPYLEKIAPKVLLSFLKRAGTTLSMNYAQLVDEFPNLLRSSLKRERRSYREIFWGMALLGFSVTLVFSPKLLLFYIPTVLIVNKLSR
- a CDS encoding NifB/NifX family molybdenum-iron cluster-binding protein, whose protein sequence is MKIAVPVLETEVKGRRLINAHFGKSNFFAIVDTETGEVEFVKNPANNVQRGRGMQIAQMLKEKGVKAVLVKEIGAGAFDKLKNVAGIEVYLVPTVVKFLDEAVNLFKEGKLTELSEPNEG
- the gltA gene encoding NADPH-dependent glutamate synthase, coding for MKKRLDRWMDRMPMPVLPPNVRKRVFNEYVLGYGHTAAKDESLRCLLCKTPTCMDSCPVNSRIPEWIEAIQKEKVKEGYKILRERNPFSSVCGRVCPQERLCESSCILLRRKDGESVAIGGLERFIADNVRMYGNSWVDEKECEDTGKKVAIIGGGPAGLSAAYFLAKKGHRVTIFEALPYLGGVMRYGIPEPRLPREALDWDINLILNLGVEVKTNTVVGEDISLDEIRKNFDAVFIAVGSGRGKKMNIPGADLKGCYSAIGFLMKVNTGEVHPLLAPDREVELPQGKRVVVVGGGFTAVDCAIVAVRLGNEVEIVYRRTKDSSSAREDEWEMLEEEGVKINWLTQPIEVIGNEEGKVKAIKCIKMKLIPQEGRRPKVEPIEGSEFEIPCDVIVFAVGQGDNPVAYKDVEGLKIDKWNNLSTVDEEFRTNVEGIWAGGDVVNGGDLVVTAIKHAQVASRSIHKYLTTGKWEYKEEK